A stretch of Chiloscyllium plagiosum isolate BGI_BamShark_2017 chromosome 41, ASM401019v2, whole genome shotgun sequence DNA encodes these proteins:
- the LOC122542952 gene encoding mRNA decay activator protein ZFP36L1-like, whose translation MSGLKDLCDLVSGLSFLHTDTPSSLQPPVPDRKAVRPPAGFRRHSTGPVLPTGAPCWAEDPRHRRHRVPPGLSRCLSHGDSLEEEQEQEEAPRGLAGPGPGVQQPSPRYKTELCRPFQESGLCRYGDKCQFAHGLGELRIVSRHPKYKTELCRTFHSSGFCPYGSRCHFIHHPAEERPSRPRLQQSTSFSGFTSTSTSPGPELPDWDSLRAAVSHEFARVMGLSSCCCSSRAGACPKAWASSSSSSSQHCPPEIALTLTSGSGSFRSPYPDSLSDNEEFSSSSGGSSGSESPVFEHQARRLPIFSRISVSED comes from the exons ATGAGTGGCTTGAAAGATTTGTGCGACTTGGTGTCCGGG ttGAGCTTCTTGCACACGGACACCCCGAGCTCCTTGCAGCCGCCTGTCCCGGACCGCAAGGCGGTGAGACCCCCGGCCGGCTTCCGCCGTCACTCCACGGGCCCGGTGCTGCCGACGGGGGCTCCGTGCTGGGCCGAGGATCCTCGGCACCGCCGCCACCGGGTGCCGCCGGGCCTGAGCCGCTGCCTGAGCCACGGCGACTCGCTGgaggaggagcaggagcaggaggaggccccGCGGGGCCTAGCCGGGCCTGGGCCTGGAGTACAGCAGCCGAGCCCCCGCTACAAGACCGAGCTGTGCCGGCCTTTCCAGGAGAGCGGCCTGTGCCGGTACGGGGACAAGTGTCAGTTCGCCCACGGCCTCGGGGAGCTGCGGATCGTCAGCCGCCACCCCAAGTACAAGACCGAGCTGTGCCGGACCTTCCACTCGAGCGGCTTCTGCCCGTACGGCTCCCGCTGTCACTTCATCCACCACCCGGCCGAGGAGAGGCCTAGCCGGCCGCGCCTCCAGCAGAGCACCAGCTTCTCCGgcttcacctccacctccacctccccgGGGCCTGAGCTGCCGGACTGGGACTCCCTCCGGGCGGCTGTCAGCCACGAGTTCGCCCGGGTCATGgggctgagcagctgctgctgcaGCAGCCGGGCCGGGGCCTGCCCCAAGGCCtgggcctcctcctcctcctcctcctcccagcACTGTCCCCCGGAGAtcgccctcaccctcacctccggCTCCGGCTCCTTCCGCAGCCCCTACCCCGACTCCCTGAGCGACAACGAGgagttcagcagcagcagcggcGGCAGCAGCGGCTCCGAGTCCCCGGTCTTCGAGCACCAGGCCCGGCGCCTCCCGATCTTCAGCAGGATCTCGGTGTCTGAGGATTGA